The genomic DNA AGTTGGATGTATCCAAACAAAAACATGGAGAGAATCCCGTGAATTCTTTCCCATTGTTTTTTATCAAGTTCACCAAATACTGAATGTTCGGCGAAAGGTCCGGAATGCAATTTAAAGGCAGTTAAGGATGTTTTTAAACGAAGAAGTGCAGAGTCAGAGTCTCCTAAATCCTTTGGAGGGAACCCTGGAATTTGGTTCGCTTTTGTATAATTTCCTGTGGATATAAGTTTTGCAAACTTATATTTACCCAATAATTTATTGATTGTATTCCGTTTATTAGTGGAGCCGATCCTTTGAATGGACAACTCAATGGATTCTGCCAAAAAATCATAAACTTGAGTTAAAGTAACATCAGCTTTCTGTTTTTTCTCACACGCTATAATAATCGATAACTCTCTTTCGATATCCTCTATCGTTTTAAGTTTTAAAGTTGACTTCATTTTTCCTCTATTCGTTGATTCCGTATTTCTTTTTAAGCAAACCTAATTCTTTTAAAAAGTTATCTCTAACCTTTCCACTAAGTTTACCAAAATTAATACTAATACGGCTAGCCCCAGACCCAATACGGGGTGAAATGGTTTCACCCCCCCTATTCTCTTTTCGTTTTAGTAGTTCCTCAAGGTTTTTTACCGAAAGAGGTTTTCCACTGATCAAAAGTTCCATTACCGATTTTTGATCCAACCTGGCGATACTGCTAAGTTGTTTTACATACCTTCCGCTGTAACCCAACAATTCAGAAACTTCTTCCGCTGTTTTTCTTTTTTCTTTTCTAAGGAATTGGATGGCTTTACCTACTTCCCAAGGATTTAAATTCTTCCTCTTTTCGTTTTCAGCAAGAGACATTTCATAACAAACATCTTCATTGGCATCCGTTACAATTGCGGGTATTTCTTTCCATCCTAATTTAATAGCGGCACGATATCTACGTTCGCCTGCCACAATCAGATATTTACCTTTTTCTTTCCTAACGAGGATTGGTTCGATTAGTCCCAACCTTTCCATAGAAGGTAATAGGTCTGTTGTATCCTCACGTCCAATCAGACGAGGTTGAGTAGGATTAGGGAATATTTGACTGAGCTCTAAATGAGAAGGGTTCTTTTTCTTTTCAGAGTATGCAGAAATTAAATCTAAAGCTTGAAATTCAGTTTTTTTGGACATCGATTTTTTGTTTAACCTCTGCAGCAAGATCTCTAAAATTTTTCATTGTAGTTAAGTCTATTTTTGCCAAAAACGACATCTTCGCTTGGGCTTGCGGAATTGCCTCACGTCTTTGGATGACGGTATCAAATACCGGAAAATATCTTTTGACTCCTTCTGCTAAACCAGCGAGTGCTTTTTGTCCTTCATATTGGTTTAATACTGCACCTAGTAATTTCAACCTTTGGTTGGCTTTCTTTTGGATCTTTTGAAAAGTTTCATACAAATCACGAATTCCTTGTAAGCTAAAGGCCCTCGTTT from Leptospira congkakensis includes the following:
- a CDS encoding DUF1569 domain-containing protein produces the protein MKSTLKLKTIEDIERELSIIIACEKKQKADVTLTQVYDFLAESIELSIQRIGSTNKRNTINKLLGKYKFAKLISTGNYTKANQIPGFPPKDLGDSDSALLRLKTSLTAFKLHSGPFAEHSVFGELDKKQWERIHGILSMFLFGYIQLYGDEKLRFVKEREQKKEKAFAEKKHHHHPQKKKEDHDSKPSGHNNRKWKNKKKTHHKGNKNQGGGPR
- a CDS encoding ParB/RepB/Spo0J family partition protein encodes the protein MSKKTEFQALDLISAYSEKKKNPSHLELSQIFPNPTQPRLIGREDTTDLLPSMERLGLIEPILVRKEKGKYLIVAGERRYRAAIKLGWKEIPAIVTDANEDVCYEMSLAENEKRKNLNPWEVGKAIQFLRKEKRKTAEEVSELLGYSGRYVKQLSSIARLDQKSVMELLISGKPLSVKNLEELLKRKENRGGETISPRIGSGASRISINFGKLSGKVRDNFLKELGLLKKKYGINE